The following are encoded in a window of Novosphingobium sp. THN1 genomic DNA:
- a CDS encoding transposase has translation MTMSCDDAGSSGVRRFEVFTGAGKRRDWPPEVKASIVAESYSGKQSVSAVARRHGMSASQLFTWRRLLRKEMEGRGIALPAPSRETPMFVPAVLEEQEPSPSIVASKPASRRRSARAGAIEVEVAGALVRIGSSADPDTISAVITALRASR, from the coding sequence ATGACGATGTCATGTGATGATGCTGGTAGCAGCGGTGTGCGGCGCTTCGAGGTTTTCACCGGCGCTGGAAAGCGGCGGGACTGGCCGCCGGAGGTGAAGGCCTCGATCGTTGCGGAGAGCTATTCCGGCAAGCAGAGCGTGAGCGCAGTGGCCCGTCGTCATGGCATGTCGGCATCCCAGCTCTTCACGTGGCGTCGTTTGCTCCGCAAGGAGATGGAGGGGCGCGGTATCGCGCTGCCTGCCCCGTCTCGCGAGACTCCCATGTTCGTTCCGGCGGTTCTCGAGGAGCAAGAGCCATCGCCTTCGATTGTGGCGAGCAAGCCGGCATCGCGGCGCAGGAGCGCCAGGGCTGGCGCGATCGAGGTCGAGGTAGCGGGTGCGCTGGTCAGGATCGGCAGCAGTGCCGATCCCGATACGATATCCGCTGTGATCACCGCCCTTCGAGCTTCGCGATGA
- the tnpB gene encoding IS66 family insertion sequence element accessory protein TnpB (TnpB, as the term is used for proteins encoded by IS66 family insertion elements, is considered an accessory protein, since TnpC, encoded by a neighboring gene, is a DDE family transposase.) yields the protein MVATKPVDFRKGADSLAALVAAEYGGKPYSGVIYVFRAKRADRIKLIWWDGTGLCLMAKRLEQGSFRWPRIQEGVMRLTAAQLGALLEGLDWRRVHGGRRPIAPRIAA from the coding sequence ATGGTGGCGACGAAGCCCGTGGACTTCAGGAAGGGAGCGGACTCGCTCGCGGCGCTGGTGGCGGCCGAGTATGGCGGCAAGCCGTATTCCGGCGTGATCTATGTGTTCCGCGCCAAGCGCGCGGACCGGATCAAGCTCATCTGGTGGGACGGAACAGGCCTCTGCCTGATGGCCAAGAGGCTGGAGCAAGGCAGCTTCCGATGGCCCCGGATCCAGGAAGGCGTGATGCGCCTCACAGCCGCCCAACTGGGTGCTTTGCTGGAGGGGCTGGACTGGCGCCGCGTGCACGGCGGGCGCCGTCCTATCGCGCCCCGGATTGCCGCTTGA
- a CDS encoding oligosaccharide flippase family protein — protein MMSVRAAAVWALISQYASFALQFVASIVLARWYITPDQLGRFSIAFAAVTLVAFLQDFGVTRYINGERELTAEKLRSAFTISVIFAWGIALLALASAWPIALFYGDPQLLPITLVIAASYLLVPLAIVPQATCQRRMDYRSNTMIEVGAAVANALTALVLAILGHGALALAWGAFAQQAARLLISQWRSGGMLPWPPKIARAADVMALGGTNTVQVVCSSLSARAPELVIGRMIDSAAVGLFARASGLALQLRLLIAGAVTGVFYPAFRRIRDSGDPLGPPYLRVLAAYTGVTWPAMAGIAVLGEPLIRLLYGERWMAAAPLLTWVALSQIGYVALPLYADLPVLMGRLKPLMRCMIIETVLSVVLIALAAPLGLEWVAASRVVHAALWVLIYLPLLASTLELRYREIMLVWLRSAAVSLAAVLPVLLGFVMGQGPGELGLVQAASTVALGIVLWFAALRVLGHPLFAEIHEIARGLLLIIRRSSLATR, from the coding sequence ATGATGTCTGTCCGCGCAGCAGCCGTCTGGGCGCTGATCTCGCAATATGCTTCGTTTGCGCTGCAATTCGTCGCCAGCATCGTGCTCGCGCGCTGGTACATCACGCCCGATCAGTTGGGCCGGTTCTCGATTGCCTTTGCCGCGGTCACACTGGTCGCATTCCTGCAGGATTTCGGCGTTACGCGTTATATCAACGGAGAGCGCGAACTCACGGCAGAGAAACTGCGGTCCGCTTTCACGATCTCGGTGATCTTCGCCTGGGGGATAGCGCTTCTGGCCCTCGCCAGTGCCTGGCCGATCGCTCTCTTCTACGGCGACCCGCAATTGCTGCCGATTACTCTGGTCATCGCGGCATCCTACCTACTGGTGCCGCTGGCGATCGTCCCGCAGGCGACTTGCCAGCGACGCATGGACTATCGTTCGAACACGATGATCGAGGTCGGAGCGGCCGTAGCCAATGCCCTGACAGCATTGGTCCTGGCCATCCTTGGCCATGGCGCGCTTGCCTTGGCCTGGGGTGCCTTTGCGCAGCAGGCGGCGAGATTGCTCATCAGTCAGTGGCGCTCCGGCGGCATGCTGCCATGGCCGCCGAAGATCGCGCGCGCGGCAGACGTCATGGCACTGGGCGGCACCAACACCGTACAAGTGGTGTGCAGTTCGCTTTCCGCCCGCGCGCCGGAGCTGGTCATCGGGCGCATGATCGACAGCGCCGCCGTGGGCCTCTTCGCGCGCGCGTCGGGCCTGGCGCTGCAGTTGCGCCTGCTGATCGCGGGCGCCGTTACCGGCGTATTCTACCCCGCCTTTCGCCGCATCCGCGACAGCGGCGATCCCTTGGGGCCACCCTATCTGCGCGTGCTGGCGGCCTATACCGGGGTGACCTGGCCAGCCATGGCCGGCATCGCGGTCCTGGGCGAGCCACTGATCAGGCTGCTCTACGGCGAGCGATGGATGGCGGCGGCCCCCCTGCTCACCTGGGTTGCTCTCTCGCAGATCGGTTACGTCGCCCTGCCGCTCTACGCGGATCTCCCGGTCCTGATGGGGCGGCTCAAGCCGCTCATGCGCTGCATGATCATCGAAACGGTGCTGTCCGTCGTGCTGATCGCACTCGCTGCACCGCTGGGGCTGGAATGGGTCGCCGCCTCGCGCGTCGTTCATGCCGCGCTCTGGGTCCTGATCTATCTGCCCTTGCTGGCTTCGACACTCGAGCTGCGTTACCGCGAAATCATGCTGGTCTGGCTGCGGAGTGCAGCCGTCTCGCTGGCCGCAGTCCTGCCCGTGCTGCTGGGGTTCGTCATGGGGCAAGGGCCCGGTGAACTCGGACTGGTACAGGCCGCGTCCACCGTTGCGCTCGGGATCGTCCTGTGGTTCGCCGCCCTGCGCGTGCTCGGCCATCCGCTGTTTGCCGAGATCCACGAGATCGCCCGCGGACTGCTGCTGATCATCCGCCGCTCGTCCCTCGCCACGCGCTGA
- a CDS encoding DUF3034 family protein, whose translation MFKNSKWGVAMASLMLACPAQADPLLDGGKLVLTNGISSIEGASGGGLASWATIAGMETDRGLGLSAHVTGIELADYGWQSHGFAVGIKDRLELSYARQNFDTRKVGAALGLGEGYRFNQDVFGAKVRLIGDVVYGSPLMPQISLGVQHKRSLDGAIVRAVGAASASGTDFTASATKLFLSKSLLVNATARLTNANQFGLLGFGGPNQTDRTLQFEGSLAWMLSPRLVVGGEYRTRPSNLAIAREDDAHDLFVAWAVTRNATLTAAYTDVGSVATFDGQRGGLVSLQIAF comes from the coding sequence ATGTTCAAGAATTCGAAGTGGGGCGTGGCCATGGCCAGCCTGATGCTTGCTTGCCCTGCGCAAGCCGATCCGCTGTTGGACGGTGGAAAGCTGGTGCTGACCAATGGCATTTCCTCGATCGAGGGCGCCAGCGGCGGCGGGCTTGCCAGCTGGGCCACGATTGCAGGCATGGAAACCGACCGCGGGCTTGGGCTCTCCGCCCATGTCACTGGTATCGAGCTGGCCGACTATGGCTGGCAGAGCCACGGTTTTGCCGTGGGCATCAAGGACCGGCTTGAGCTGTCCTATGCCCGCCAGAACTTCGATACGCGCAAGGTTGGCGCTGCCCTTGGCCTGGGCGAGGGATACCGCTTCAATCAGGACGTCTTCGGCGCGAAGGTGCGGCTGATTGGTGATGTCGTCTATGGTTCGCCCCTGATGCCGCAGATCAGTCTGGGGGTGCAACACAAGCGGAGCCTTGATGGCGCCATTGTCAGGGCGGTGGGTGCAGCGTCGGCGTCGGGCACCGATTTCACGGCCAGCGCCACCAAGCTGTTCCTTTCGAAAAGCCTGTTGGTGAACGCCACCGCGCGCCTGACCAATGCCAACCAGTTCGGCCTGTTGGGTTTCGGCGGTCCCAACCAGACTGACCGCACGCTGCAGTTCGAGGGCTCGCTTGCGTGGATGCTGAGTCCACGCCTTGTCGTCGGCGGGGAATACCGGACGCGGCCCAGCAATCTTGCCATCGCGCGCGAGGATGATGCCCACGACCTGTTCGTGGCCTGGGCCGTCACCCGCAACGCCACGTTGACCGCGGCCTATACCGATGTCGGCTCGGTCGCCACTTTCGATGGCCAGCGCGGCGGGCTCGTCTCGCTCCAGATCGCATTCTGA
- a CDS encoding EAL domain-containing protein: MKRSIVQALDQPLRRLRKAIGVRVRSLGSRIALLYVVLLAVVTTATLIAAGSGVNTFAYETAERELAANSRVFDQIIASRQRQMADAGEVVAHDFGFREALATGDAPTLVSALQSLRDRAKVSEVAIVQLDGSVISSNMATTVKGTAMLSRLENGADRGVIRLGQAQALGAAVPIEMPELAGWLVLLNTLGPADMAQLSGLSAAPIEARVIERAQLYGHLASLQLGQIAEMEGRDGPRLVRVSAIPSLEDGNEPRLVMAHSLNSVLARYFSLRLVLMLIGLFGLLAGAWAAVRLSREIARPLQLLAEAARAYAGGAVAKVKVEGAMEVRSLASSFNAMVDAVEEREQQIMHASLHDALTGLPNRRFFIEKLDRAVARQSGSHRTLVAFIDLDDFKAINDAMGHPFGDGLLRSVGQTLQERFPNAMVARLGGDEFGLLLEGIEPATDCTALARTLETLLNRELTIDGRSIAVSASIGIAIGPQDAGSSDSLLKCSDLALLRARNEGKGACHFFEPELDAEASRRRHLEIDLRRAIRDGDFELYFQPLFSMSENRIKGFEALMRWPHKEHGMIGPATFIPIAEETGLIVQLGEWALRDACRQAAQWPEDISVAVNISPRQLMTDGLAPCIAQALAQSGLSASRLELEITESVFIGNVDKTLKLLHSLQALGVRVALDDFGTGYSSLSYLRSFPFNKIKIDQSFVRALEEGGSAHAIVRAIATLADALGMETLAEGVETQALMDILRHEGCDMIQGYLIGRPVPGEQVQRLLPSQQKTVSLS, translated from the coding sequence ATGAAACGGTCGATCGTGCAGGCGCTTGACCAGCCACTCCGCCGCCTGCGCAAAGCGATTGGCGTACGCGTCCGTTCACTCGGCAGCCGGATTGCACTGCTGTACGTCGTGTTGCTGGCAGTGGTCACAACCGCAACGCTGATCGCGGCTGGTTCAGGCGTCAACACGTTCGCCTACGAAACTGCCGAGCGCGAGCTTGCCGCCAATTCCCGCGTGTTCGACCAGATCATTGCCAGCAGGCAAAGGCAGATGGCCGACGCGGGCGAAGTCGTCGCCCACGATTTCGGCTTTCGCGAAGCCCTGGCCACTGGCGATGCGCCAACCCTCGTTTCGGCCCTGCAAAGCCTGCGTGATCGCGCCAAGGTCAGCGAAGTGGCCATCGTCCAGCTCGACGGCAGCGTAATCTCTTCGAACATGGCCACGACGGTCAAGGGCACGGCCATGCTGTCACGGCTGGAAAACGGTGCCGATCGCGGCGTCATCCGGCTCGGCCAAGCGCAAGCGCTGGGCGCTGCCGTGCCGATCGAGATGCCCGAACTTGCCGGATGGCTGGTCCTGCTCAACACGCTTGGCCCGGCCGACATGGCACAGCTTTCAGGCCTGTCGGCCGCCCCGATAGAGGCTCGCGTGATCGAGCGGGCGCAACTCTACGGGCACCTCGCTTCGCTCCAGCTTGGCCAGATCGCCGAAATGGAGGGCCGCGACGGCCCGAGACTCGTCCGCGTTTCGGCAATTCCGAGTCTGGAAGACGGCAACGAGCCGCGCCTGGTGATGGCACATTCGCTGAACTCGGTGCTGGCCCGGTATTTCAGCTTGCGCCTGGTGCTGATGCTGATCGGACTGTTTGGCCTGTTGGCCGGTGCGTGGGCCGCAGTCCGCCTCTCCCGCGAAATTGCGCGGCCGCTGCAGCTCCTTGCGGAAGCCGCACGCGCCTACGCCGGCGGTGCAGTCGCCAAGGTCAAGGTCGAAGGGGCAATGGAGGTGCGCTCACTCGCTTCCAGCTTCAATGCAATGGTCGATGCGGTGGAAGAGCGCGAGCAGCAGATCATGCACGCATCGCTCCACGATGCGCTGACCGGCCTGCCAAATCGCCGCTTCTTCATCGAAAAGCTGGATCGTGCGGTAGCCCGGCAAAGCGGAAGCCATCGCACGCTTGTCGCCTTCATCGATCTTGACGATTTCAAGGCGATCAACGACGCGATGGGCCATCCCTTTGGCGACGGGCTGCTGCGGAGCGTGGGACAGACGCTGCAGGAACGCTTTCCCAACGCCATGGTAGCGCGGCTAGGCGGCGATGAGTTCGGTCTTCTGCTCGAGGGGATTGAACCTGCCACCGATTGCACGGCTTTGGCCAGAACCCTCGAAACTTTGCTCAACCGCGAGTTGACCATCGACGGGCGCAGCATCGCGGTTTCGGCCAGCATCGGCATCGCGATTGGCCCACAGGATGCCGGTAGCTCCGATAGCTTGCTAAAGTGCTCCGATCTTGCGCTTCTTCGTGCCCGGAACGAAGGCAAGGGCGCCTGCCACTTCTTCGAACCCGAGCTGGACGCCGAGGCAAGCCGCCGGCGCCACCTCGAAATCGATCTGCGCCGCGCGATCCGCGACGGTGATTTCGAACTGTACTTCCAGCCCCTGTTCTCCATGTCGGAAAATCGCATCAAAGGTTTCGAGGCGTTGATGCGCTGGCCGCACAAGGAACACGGGATGATCGGGCCGGCCACCTTTATCCCGATCGCGGAAGAAACCGGCCTGATCGTGCAACTCGGTGAGTGGGCCCTGCGCGACGCTTGCCGCCAGGCGGCCCAATGGCCGGAAGATATCAGTGTCGCCGTCAATATCTCGCCCCGCCAGTTGATGACCGACGGCCTCGCCCCCTGTATCGCACAGGCATTGGCACAAAGCGGGCTGTCGGCAAGCCGCCTCGAACTCGAAATCACCGAAAGCGTGTTCATCGGCAACGTCGACAAGACGCTGAAGCTCCTCCACTCGCTGCAGGCATTGGGTGTGCGCGTGGCGCTCGACGACTTCGGCACCGGCTACTCCTCGCTCAGCTATCTGCGCTCCTTCCCCTTCAACAAGATCAAGATCGACCAGAGCTTCGTGCGTGCCTTGGAGGAAGGCGGCAGTGCGCACGCGATCGTGCGGGCAATCGCCACCCTGGCAGATGCACTGGGGATGGAAACTCTCGCGGAAGGCGTGGAAACTCAAGCTTTGATGGACATTCTGCGCCACGAAGGCTGTGACATGATCCAGGGCTATCTCATCGGCCGGCCTGTTCCGGGCGAACAGGTGCAGCGCTTGCTGCCAAGCCAGCAAAAGACTGTCAGCTTAAGTTGA
- a CDS encoding group 1 truncated hemoglobin: MPFALALALLAAQPVTPDAQEPPAAQDNFSGVDWEKEFGVEKKVADPVTGELPVDPYEQSPANAEAAPFTGDSMARAFGGRDGIRRIVDRLVMLNESDPRISAIFKNQDMVRLRRTLFEQFCFLLNAGCAYTGRDMTAAHKDLGITRADLNALVENLQQAMREGQVPFAAQNRLLAKLAPMDRHIVER; the protein is encoded by the coding sequence ATGCCATTTGCCCTCGCCCTCGCGTTGCTTGCCGCCCAGCCGGTCACCCCCGATGCGCAGGAGCCCCCAGCTGCGCAGGACAATTTCTCCGGCGTCGATTGGGAAAAGGAATTCGGGGTCGAGAAGAAGGTAGCCGATCCTGTCACCGGCGAACTGCCGGTCGATCCCTATGAGCAAAGCCCTGCCAATGCGGAGGCCGCCCCCTTCACCGGCGACAGCATGGCCCGGGCCTTCGGCGGTCGGGATGGAATCCGCCGCATCGTGGATCGACTGGTCATGCTCAACGAGAGCGACCCGCGCATTTCCGCCATTTTCAAGAACCAGGATATGGTTCGCTTGCGACGCACCCTGTTCGAACAGTTCTGTTTCCTGTTGAACGCCGGCTGCGCCTATACCGGGCGCGACATGACGGCTGCCCACAAGGATCTCGGGATCACCCGCGCCGATCTCAACGCTCTGGTGGAAAACCTCCAGCAGGCGATGCGCGAGGGGCAGGTGCCCTTCGCTGCGCAGAACCGCCTTTTGGCAAAGCTGGCGCCGATGGATCGGCACATCGTCGAACGATGA
- a CDS encoding glycosyltransferase, with product MPLNAAAAVTPAVSVAMSVYNGERFLDAAIASVRRQTFADFEFLILDDGSNDRSVEIARHHAAQDSRIRVIARENRGLIASLNELLAAARAPLFARMDADDVCRQDRFARQVAFLQANPDHGVIGTWTEDIDEYDRPFVTHAPEHPVTFEDVLAMIEQRSPLSHPTIMARRDIVRAVGGYHVAYRHCEDYDLWLRLASVTKLANIPERLLSYRHYAGQISNRHAFAQQYGAAVAQLAYRERQLGRPDPTEHMQQLPAVDALDQVFETPGLSRQIRDKVARGAIYSRDAMRGAGFALLIDHVRDGGNGPELWRTVLRLVLFGMPLRAVRLAIALLLRI from the coding sequence ATGCCACTCAACGCCGCGGCCGCAGTCACACCGGCTGTCAGCGTCGCGATGAGCGTCTATAATGGCGAGCGGTTCCTCGATGCGGCCATCGCCAGTGTGCGCCGACAGACCTTCGCCGACTTCGAGTTCCTCATACTGGATGACGGATCGAATGATCGCAGCGTCGAGATCGCCAGGCACCACGCTGCGCAGGATTCGCGCATCCGGGTGATCGCGAGAGAGAATCGCGGCCTCATTGCCAGCCTGAACGAGCTGCTGGCGGCAGCGCGTGCTCCCTTGTTTGCCCGGATGGACGCAGATGACGTCTGTCGGCAGGATCGCTTCGCGCGGCAAGTGGCCTTTCTACAGGCCAACCCGGATCACGGCGTCATAGGCACGTGGACCGAGGACATCGACGAGTATGACCGACCGTTCGTGACGCATGCTCCCGAGCACCCTGTCACGTTCGAGGATGTCCTCGCCATGATCGAGCAGCGCAGCCCATTGAGCCATCCCACCATCATGGCTCGGCGCGACATCGTCCGCGCCGTAGGAGGTTATCACGTCGCCTATCGGCATTGCGAAGATTACGATCTCTGGTTGCGACTGGCATCGGTCACGAAATTGGCGAACATTCCCGAACGCCTGCTCAGCTATCGGCATTATGCCGGCCAGATTTCGAACCGCCACGCGTTCGCGCAGCAATACGGGGCCGCAGTTGCCCAGCTCGCCTACCGGGAGCGCCAGCTTGGCAGACCGGATCCCACAGAGCATATGCAACAGCTTCCTGCCGTCGATGCGCTGGACCAGGTATTCGAGACTCCGGGCCTGTCACGCCAGATCCGCGACAAGGTTGCGCGGGGCGCCATCTATTCGCGCGATGCCATGCGCGGCGCTGGTTTCGCCCTGCTGATCGATCATGTTCGCGACGGCGGCAACGGACCAGAGCTTTGGCGCACGGTCCTCCGTCTTGTCCTGTTCGGCATGCCACTGCGCGCCGTGCGACTGGCGATAGCCCTGCTCCTGCGTATTTGA
- a CDS encoding methylamine utilization protein, translating to MALTLPLLISATPANVLPVQVVDQAGVPLRDAVIEIRPPAGNTRRPAFAWRNAMAQKNQAFVPGTLIVPVGAVVAFPNLDNLRHSIYSFSRPGPFKIDLYGQDQTRTHQFKVAGTIALGCNIHDKMQGFIRVTDTPFAARSDLNGLAAIEGLGRGTYDVVVWHPRIRGTGGEWRGKMVLEPGNRGRIMVAVRPGNGK from the coding sequence TTGGCGCTGACGCTACCGCTGCTGATCTCGGCCACGCCGGCAAACGTGCTGCCGGTGCAGGTGGTCGATCAGGCGGGCGTTCCATTGCGCGATGCGGTGATCGAGATCCGGCCACCGGCTGGCAACACCCGCCGCCCGGCTTTCGCGTGGCGCAATGCCATGGCGCAGAAGAACCAGGCTTTCGTGCCGGGCACACTGATCGTGCCAGTGGGCGCAGTGGTGGCCTTCCCGAACCTCGATAACCTGCGCCATTCGATCTACAGCTTTTCCAGGCCAGGCCCATTCAAGATAGACCTCTATGGGCAGGACCAGACGCGGACGCACCAGTTCAAGGTGGCCGGCACGATCGCGCTGGGGTGCAATATCCACGACAAGATGCAGGGCTTTATCCGCGTGACCGACACGCCCTTTGCCGCGCGCAGCGATCTGAACGGACTGGCCGCCATCGAGGGCCTGGGTCGCGGCACGTATGATGTCGTCGTCTGGCATCCCCGCATCCGCGGGACAGGTGGCGAGTGGCGCGGCAAGATGGTGCTGGAACCGGGCAACCGCGGCCGGATCATGGTGGCGGTGCGGCCTGGCAACGGCAAATGA